The Microvirga thermotolerans sequence CCCCACGATGGCGAGGGCGAAGGAGCGCAGGGTCCGGTTGATGGTCGCCATGACGAGGGCCCCGCCGGGCTTCACCGCCTGCCCGCAGGCGGCCACGAAGGCGTTCACGTCGGCCACGTGCTCCACCACCTCCATGGCGAGCACCAGGTCGAAGGTCTCGCCCCGGGCCGCGACCGCCTCGACCGTCTCGTTGCGGTAGTCGATGGCGAGGCCCGCCCGCTCCGCATGGAGGCGCGCTACGGAAACGTTGGTCGGCGCCGGGTCGAGCCCGGTCACGCGGGCGCCGAGCCGGGCCAGGGGCTCGGAGAGCACGCCGCCGCCGCAGCCCACGTCGAGCACCGTCAGCCCCTCCAGGGACCGGGCGGAGCGCGGGTCGCGGCCGAACCGCCGGCAGGCCTCGTCCCGGATATAGGCCAGGCGCGCCGGGTTGAACCGGTGCAGGACCTTCATCGGTCCGTTCGGGTCCCACCAGGTGGCGGCGAGCTTCTCGAACCGGGCGACCTCGGCCGGGTCGATGGTGGTGCTGGTGCCGTCGGCCATCAGCGGTGTCTCCTCCTGTCCCGTCTCCGGGGGAAGGCGTGCCGGTCGTGCCGGACCGCCTCCGACCTTACGCCTCCCGCTCCGCCTCCGCTACGCCCCGCATCGCTCCGCCGCAAGGGGCGCGCCGCGGAATGGCGCGTTGACAGCGCGCTACCCCACAGTCATGTATGGGCGCCTCCCGCTCCCGGCGAGGAGGCAGATCCGTCCTCCTGTTCGGCCCAAAGCATCCCATGCCTCGTCTCGTGATGAAGTTCGGCGGTACCTCCGTCGCCAATGTCGACCGCATCCGCAATGTGGCGCGGCACGTCAAACGCGAGGTCGAGGCCGGCTACGACGTGGCGGTGGTGGTCTCCGCCATGTCGGGCAAGACCAACGAGCTCGTGGGCTGGGTGAAGGAGGCCTCCCCCCTCTACGACCCGCGGGAATACGACACCGTCGTCGCCTCGGGCGAGCAGGTCACCTCGGGCCTCCTCGCCATCGCCCTGCAGGAGATGGGCCTGAAGGCCCGCTCGTGGCAGGGCTGGCAGATCCCCATCATGACTTCGGACGCCCACGGCTCGGCGCGAATCGCGGCCATCGACGGCACCGGCATCCTCCAGGGCTTCAGCCGCGACCGGGAGATCGCGGTGGTCTCCGGCTTCCAGGGCCTGCACCAGCCGACCCGGCGCATCACCACCCTGGGCCGGGGCGGCTCGGATACCAGCGCGGTGGCGCTCGCCGCCGCGATCCAGGCCGAGCGCTGCGACATCTACACGGACGTGGACGGCGTCTACACCACGGACCCGCGGATCGTCCCCAAGGCCCGGCGCCTCGACAAGGTATCCTACGAGGAAATGCTGGAGATGGCCTCCCTCGGCGCCAAGGTGCTCCAGGTGCGCTCGGTGGAGCTCGCCATGATGCACCGGGTCCCCACCTACGTCCGCTCCAGTTTCGACGATCCCGCCGACCCGAAGCTCGGCACCCTCATCTGCGACGAGGAAGACATCATGGAACAGCAGGTTGTCACGGGCATTGCCTATTCGCGTGACGAAGCCCAGATTACGCTGCGGAACGTCGCGGACAAGCCGGGCGTCGCGGCCTCGATCTTCGTGCCGTTGGCGGAGGCCAACATCAACGTGGACATGATCATCCAGGTGGTCTCGGACGACACGACCACCACGGACATCACGTTCACGGTTCCCGCCGCCGACTACGAGCGCGCCTGCGCCGTCCTGAACCAGCACAGGGACGAGATCGAGTTCAAGAATCTCCAGGGCGCCACCGACGTGGTGAAGGTCTCCGCCATCGGGGTGGGCATGCGCAGCCACGCGGGCGTGGCGGCCAAGGCCTTC is a genomic window containing:
- a CDS encoding aspartate kinase, whose product is MPRLVMKFGGTSVANVDRIRNVARHVKREVEAGYDVAVVVSAMSGKTNELVGWVKEASPLYDPREYDTVVASGEQVTSGLLAIALQEMGLKARSWQGWQIPIMTSDAHGSARIAAIDGTGILQGFSRDREIAVVSGFQGLHQPTRRITTLGRGGSDTSAVALAAAIQAERCDIYTDVDGVYTTDPRIVPKARRLDKVSYEEMLEMASLGAKVLQVRSVELAMMHRVPTYVRSSFDDPADPKLGTLICDEEDIMEQQVVTGIAYSRDEAQITLRNVADKPGVAASIFVPLAEANINVDMIIQVVSDDTTTTDITFTVPAADYERACAVLNQHRDEIEFKNLQGATDVVKVSAIGVGMRSHAGVAAKAFKALAEKGINIRAITTSEIKFSVLIDSAYTELAVRTLHSLYGLDRA
- the ubiG gene encoding bifunctional 2-polyprenyl-6-hydroxyphenol methylase/3-demethylubiquinol 3-O-methyltransferase UbiG, yielding MADGTSTTIDPAEVARFEKLAATWWDPNGPMKVLHRFNPARLAYIRDEACRRFGRDPRSARSLEGLTVLDVGCGGGVLSEPLARLGARVTGLDPAPTNVSVARLHAERAGLAIDYRNETVEAVAARGETFDLVLAMEVVEHVADVNAFVAACGQAVKPGGALVMATINRTLRSFALAIVGAEYVLGWLPRGTHEWDRFVTPEELGAALEAAGFGVEDLTGVAYNPLAGTWALSRDTAVNYMLVAARR